In Mariluticola halotolerans, one DNA window encodes the following:
- a CDS encoding flavin reductase family protein: MYYEPENGHGLPHDPFRAIVAPRPIGWISTVDKEGNINLAPYSFFNAVCGKPPMVCFATEGMKHSAVNAIATGEFVVNLATRPMADKINKTSTVVDADVNEFEFAEIEAAPSKRVAAPRVKDAPAALECKVLQSVPLTGLDGAPTDRAMIIGQVVGVYINEDYLTDGLFDIVKARTIARLGYRDYSEVTEVFSIVPPAFVFNH, encoded by the coding sequence ATGTACTACGAACCTGAAAATGGCCACGGCCTTCCCCACGATCCCTTCAGAGCAATCGTCGCCCCGCGCCCGATCGGCTGGATTTCAACAGTCGACAAAGAGGGCAACATCAATCTTGCGCCATACAGCTTTTTCAACGCTGTCTGCGGCAAGCCGCCAATGGTTTGCTTTGCCACCGAAGGCATGAAACACAGCGCCGTCAACGCAATCGCCACCGGTGAGTTTGTCGTGAACCTGGCCACCCGCCCCATGGCGGACAAAATCAACAAGACCTCGACAGTGGTCGACGCAGACGTGAACGAGTTCGAATTCGCCGAAATCGAAGCTGCCCCCAGCAAGCGCGTCGCCGCCCCACGCGTCAAGGATGCCCCCGCCGCGCTGGAGTGCAAAGTGCTGCAATCGGTGCCACTCACCGGCCTCGACGGAGCCCCCACGGACCGCGCAATGATCATCGGTCAGGTTGTCGGCGTCTATATCAATGAAGATTACCTGACGGACGGCCTGTTTGACATCGTCAAAGCCCGCACCATCGCCAGACTGGGCTATCGCGATTACTCCGAGGTCACCGAAGTGTTCAGCATCGTCCCCCCGGCCTTCGTCTTCAATCACTAG
- a CDS encoding putative quinol monooxygenase translates to MMSKLRVAVAALFFVLPSTGFAQDGTILVIASHPVVDYAQWRTVYDGFADEQRAGGVLEEEVLRDIENPNMVYVLHRFTDVPAANAYFASPVLQAGMKDAGVAGPPTITIIRSAD, encoded by the coding sequence ATGATGAGTAAATTACGCGTTGCAGTGGCCGCGCTATTTTTTGTGCTGCCATCTACAGGGTTCGCACAAGACGGAACAATTCTGGTGATTGCCAGCCATCCAGTGGTTGACTATGCGCAATGGCGCACTGTCTATGATGGTTTTGCTGACGAACAGAGGGCGGGCGGCGTTCTGGAAGAAGAGGTTCTTCGAGATATTGAAAACCCGAACATGGTTTATGTCTTGCATCGGTTCACAGACGTGCCTGCTGCGAACGCCTATTTTGCGTCACCCGTTCTTCAAGCAGGGATGAAAGATGCCGGTGTTGCCGGGCCGCCCACGATCACGATCATTCGATCCGCGGATTAA
- a CDS encoding DUF5131 family protein: MAETQIEWTDATWNPVAGCKIQSAGCTNCYAMQMAKRLEAMGVDKYKGLTRRSGKRTVWNGVVREDRSALDTPKSWKKPRKIFVNSMSDLFHEAVSEAFILDVWQVMKETPHHNYQILTKRPDRMADIIGRNFPTPLANVWLGTSVEDENVNSRIDDLRTVPAAIRFISFEPLIGSVGRVDLAKIHWAIVGGESGHRARPIKEEWIDNIFQQCLQQDVAFFFKQWGTWGKDNKRRSKKANGREYKGRVWNEMPASLSL, encoded by the coding sequence ATGGCCGAAACTCAAATTGAGTGGACAGACGCAACTTGGAACCCAGTTGCAGGATGCAAAATACAATCAGCTGGTTGCACCAACTGCTACGCGATGCAAATGGCAAAGCGTTTGGAAGCGATGGGAGTTGATAAGTACAAAGGCCTCACAAGACGTTCTGGTAAAAGGACAGTTTGGAATGGCGTTGTCCGCGAAGATCGCAGCGCTCTGGATACACCCAAAAGCTGGAAAAAACCTCGAAAAATATTTGTAAACTCAATGAGCGATCTATTCCATGAGGCCGTTTCAGAGGCATTTATTTTAGATGTCTGGCAAGTAATGAAAGAAACACCGCATCACAATTATCAAATATTGACCAAGCGCCCTGATCGAATGGCAGACATTATCGGTCGTAACTTCCCAACCCCCTTGGCGAATGTATGGCTCGGCACAAGTGTCGAAGACGAAAACGTAAATAGTCGAATTGACGACCTGCGCACCGTGCCTGCAGCAATCCGATTTATCTCGTTCGAACCGTTAATAGGATCGGTAGGAAGGGTGGATTTGGCAAAAATCCATTGGGCTATTGTTGGAGGGGAAAGTGGCCATCGCGCTAGGCCGATTAAAGAAGAGTGGATAGACAACATCTTTCAACAGTGCCTTCAGCAAGATGTAGCCTTTTTCTTTAAGCAATGGGGCACGTGGGGCAAAGACAATAAAAGGCGCTCAAAGAAGGCAAACGGTCGAGAATACAAAGGTCGAGTTTGGAACGAGATGCCCGCAAGTCTTTCACTTTAG
- a CDS encoding three-Cys-motif partner protein TcmP, producing MKNPFRWDGAGSAPSIETHTKRKLEVIKNYLDVYFDTVVPNPATDDLNITLVDGFCGGGLYIDGTEHVPGSPLLLLQAVSEATERLNEKRIKPLKVNARFIFIDINRDHVESLKRVVMSSEFWDQNKNNISFITSSFEKALPDIIQTIKSKQRVGRSIFVLDQKGYKDVPMTTIQTIFKHLDRAEVLLTFAIDAVLNYLREQSSSEQLYQQFGVNEEFVAFWNEKKDDDELGRAVTQQVLINKIHSRSGAQYFTPFMLWSNTDNRWMMLAHMSHHQAARDKMLSVHWDTQNRFTHIGKGSLFHLGFDYRNFESRNSLFNFNENDLLKLKNELENELPRELHSVASSDQQINVKDFLAAIGNRTAARNEHIFSALTKLAQEREIEISNKDGRPKRSSTEIKISDQIILPQQRSFFSKIP from the coding sequence ATGAAAAATCCATTTAGGTGGGATGGTGCCGGGTCGGCACCATCGATAGAAACCCACACTAAACGCAAACTTGAAGTCATTAAGAATTATCTCGATGTTTATTTTGATACGGTCGTTCCTAACCCAGCGACTGACGATCTCAATATAACATTGGTAGATGGTTTCTGTGGTGGCGGATTGTATATTGATGGCACGGAACATGTTCCGGGCAGCCCGCTACTCTTGCTTCAAGCAGTTTCAGAGGCCACCGAGCGTCTAAATGAAAAGCGCATTAAACCACTGAAAGTGAATGCAAGGTTCATATTTATCGACATCAACAGGGACCACGTTGAAAGCTTGAAACGGGTGGTCATGTCGTCAGAATTTTGGGATCAAAACAAGAACAACATCAGTTTTATAACAAGCAGCTTTGAAAAAGCGCTACCAGATATAATTCAAACAATTAAATCAAAGCAACGCGTCGGACGTTCTATATTTGTATTGGATCAAAAGGGCTATAAAGACGTCCCGATGACCACCATTCAAACGATATTCAAGCACCTCGACCGCGCAGAAGTACTTCTGACTTTCGCTATAGATGCAGTCTTGAATTATCTAAGAGAGCAATCTTCTTCAGAGCAATTGTATCAACAGTTTGGTGTAAACGAGGAATTCGTCGCTTTTTGGAACGAAAAAAAGGACGATGACGAGTTAGGTCGCGCGGTGACCCAGCAGGTGCTTATCAACAAAATCCACAGTAGAAGCGGTGCACAATATTTTACGCCCTTTATGCTATGGTCGAACACCGACAATCGATGGATGATGTTGGCCCATATGTCTCATCACCAAGCTGCTCGTGACAAAATGCTGTCCGTTCATTGGGATACACAAAATAGGTTTACACATATTGGCAAGGGCAGCTTATTCCACCTAGGCTTCGACTATCGGAATTTTGAATCTCGCAACAGCCTATTCAATTTCAATGAAAACGACTTGCTCAAACTAAAGAACGAACTAGAAAATGAGCTTCCACGAGAACTTCATTCAGTTGCTAGTTCTGATCAGCAGATCAATGTGAAGGACTTTCTGGCAGCAATTGGAAACCGCACTGCAGCACGAAACGAACACATTTTTTCAGCACTGACTAAGCTTGCCCAAGAACGGGAAATTGAAATTTCCAACAAAGACGGACGTCCAAAACGTTCTAGCACCGAGATCAAGATTTCTGATCAGATCATTCTGCCACAGCAACGTTCATTCTTTTCCAAGATCCCGTAG
- a CDS encoding sulfotransferase domain-containing protein — MTTLPIKTREMHNHHMDSTIWNDIDFRDDDIVIATYAKSGTSWMQQIVSQLIFQGQTDLPVSEMSPWVDLRVPPKEVKLPAIAAQTHRRFLKTHLPVDALVFSEKVKYIYVGRDARDVMWSLHNHHTNANASWYDALNNTPGRVGPEIGTPPESAAEYFTHWLDNEGAPFWPYWENVRSWWELRDQANVKLIHFADLKHDLPDQIVKIAAFLDIEVTPDTMEKILHHCSFDYMKNHAADSVPLGGAFWDGGAKTFIHKGTNGRWKDSLPQATSERYEQIAIAELGEPCANWLKNGTL; from the coding sequence ATGACCACATTGCCCATCAAAACCCGCGAAATGCACAACCACCATATGGATAGCACGATCTGGAACGATATCGACTTTCGTGACGATGATATCGTCATAGCGACCTATGCAAAGTCAGGTACATCCTGGATGCAGCAGATCGTAAGCCAGTTGATCTTTCAGGGGCAGACGGACTTGCCCGTCTCGGAAATGTCTCCCTGGGTTGATCTTCGTGTGCCACCGAAAGAGGTTAAACTTCCCGCAATTGCCGCACAGACCCATCGCCGGTTCTTGAAAACCCATTTACCGGTCGATGCCTTGGTCTTCTCGGAAAAGGTCAAATACATCTATGTCGGCCGCGACGCCCGGGATGTGATGTGGTCCCTGCACAATCACCACACCAACGCGAACGCCAGTTGGTACGACGCCCTCAACAACACACCTGGACGCGTCGGCCCCGAGATTGGAACGCCCCCCGAAAGCGCTGCGGAGTATTTCACCCATTGGCTGGACAATGAGGGTGCGCCATTCTGGCCCTATTGGGAAAATGTCCGCAGCTGGTGGGAACTGCGCGATCAGGCCAATGTGAAGCTCATCCACTTTGCAGATCTAAAGCATGATTTGCCTGACCAGATTGTCAAGATCGCCGCATTTCTCGACATTGAGGTGACGCCCGACACGATGGAGAAAATCCTGCATCATTGTTCATTCGACTACATGAAAAACCATGCCGCAGATTCTGTGCCACTGGGTGGTGCATTCTGGGATGGCGGTGCAAAAACCTTCATTCACAAAGGAACAAACGGGCGCTGGAAAGACTCACTGCCACAGGCGACAAGCGAACGTTACGAGCAAATTGCTATCGCAGAACTGGGTGAGCCTTGCGCCAACTGGCTCAAAAACGGCACGTTGTAA
- a CDS encoding LysR family transcriptional regulator, giving the protein MLDWNDIRIFLAVAREGSTLAASGKLNINQTTVGRRMQALETALGLTLFERDTRGYALTAQGRNMLEVAASMGEAAESVKTRATHLGRASSGKIRVTAAHSSMAHWMLPIISEYRKNNPDVQFEVNSAESYISLENGEADVALRAADKISGDTLVARKLPPVRWGIYCSKSYLAAKGMPRSIEELKEHAYLCFPDAMMKGIQAMSYVDQHLDRSKIAGTVDSVVSMAASLRTEEAVGALPCVEGDQLSELLMCFTDNEMKSGLWLVASKEAYQEPRVREFMKFVGEKFPRDGGKANF; this is encoded by the coding sequence ATGCTGGATTGGAATGACATCAGGATATTTCTTGCGGTTGCGCGAGAAGGCTCTACCTTGGCGGCCTCGGGAAAATTGAACATCAACCAGACGACGGTTGGACGGCGTATGCAGGCGCTGGAAACGGCGCTGGGGCTGACGCTTTTTGAACGCGATACCAGGGGATACGCACTGACTGCCCAGGGCAGAAATATGCTTGAAGTGGCTGCAAGCATGGGTGAAGCCGCCGAAAGCGTCAAAACGAGGGCCACCCATCTTGGGAGGGCATCAAGCGGGAAAATACGCGTGACTGCTGCTCACTCCAGCATGGCGCATTGGATGCTTCCGATAATATCTGAGTATCGTAAAAACAACCCAGACGTTCAGTTTGAGGTGAATTCAGCTGAAAGCTACATATCGCTGGAAAATGGCGAGGCAGATGTTGCTTTGCGTGCAGCTGACAAAATTTCGGGCGACACATTAGTCGCCAGAAAACTTCCGCCCGTCAGATGGGGCATTTATTGTAGCAAGTCATATTTGGCCGCCAAGGGCATGCCGCGCTCCATCGAAGAGTTAAAGGAACACGCCTACCTGTGTTTCCCTGACGCGATGATGAAGGGGATCCAGGCTATGAGTTATGTAGATCAGCATTTGGATCGATCGAAAATTGCCGGCACCGTGGATTCTGTTGTATCCATGGCTGCATCGCTTCGCACTGAAGAGGCGGTTGGAGCGCTTCCCTGTGTCGAAGGCGATCAATTGTCCGAGCTTTTGATGTGTTTCACAGACAATGAAATGAAAAGCGGACTTTGGCTTGTTGCATCGAAGGAGGCGTACCAGGAACCGCGAGTACGCGAGTTTATGAAATTTGTTGGCGAAAAATTTCCGCGGGACGGCGGAAAGGCAAATTTCTAA
- a CDS encoding adenylosuccinate synthetase: protein MRLLKEKHGAKIIKTRELILKKAPKTRPERKALQRAGQKLDRENGGAWVGEALQRAIDAYAIGQTPKGLYVVDSVRILGQIEAIRRAYGTEVHHIHLTATDDELRKRYEARSRADDEAVTYDELKKNRTERDIDKLAEVADIVVSTDRCSEEAVLVRATSLLNLYPRSNDALVDVLIGGQFGSEGKGNIVGHIAPEYDLLVRVGGPNAGHQVYAEPKPEKYYHLPSGTQRAPNAKLLLGPGAVIYPKKLLEEIAEHKVDAERLTIDPRAMIITDADREEEAERFGSISSTAQGVGIASARKMTGRSDYKEEKTAFLARDCEVLQPYLGSARQVLADAMVAGQRILLEGTQGTGLSLHHGDYPHVTTRDTTVSGCLADAGIAPSNVRKVIMVCRTYPIRVGGPSGPMAHEVDMAEIHRRSDIPLEELERSERTTTTDRPRRIAEFDWLQFRDSVQLNGPTDIALTFVDYFDVNNRGAFRFEQLSDETISFVGEIERISGRPVSLLSTDFNWRNVIDRRAW, encoded by the coding sequence GTGCGGCTGCTCAAAGAAAAGCATGGCGCGAAGATTATCAAGACACGCGAACTAATTCTCAAAAAAGCCCCCAAGACCAGGCCCGAGCGCAAAGCTTTGCAACGGGCGGGGCAAAAACTCGATCGAGAAAATGGTGGAGCCTGGGTCGGAGAGGCCCTACAGCGTGCAATCGACGCTTATGCGATCGGACAGACACCAAAGGGTCTCTACGTAGTCGACTCGGTTCGCATCCTGGGTCAGATCGAGGCGATCCGAAGAGCATACGGCACCGAAGTCCATCACATCCACCTGACCGCTACAGACGACGAGTTGCGCAAGCGTTACGAAGCACGGAGCAGGGCGGATGACGAAGCGGTCACCTACGACGAGCTGAAGAAAAATCGGACTGAGCGCGACATTGATAAGCTCGCTGAGGTCGCAGATATCGTCGTCTCGACGGACCGTTGCAGTGAAGAAGCCGTGCTTGTTCGGGCCACCTCGCTTCTCAATCTTTATCCGCGGTCAAACGATGCCTTGGTCGATGTGCTGATTGGCGGTCAGTTCGGAAGCGAAGGCAAAGGGAACATCGTCGGCCACATCGCGCCGGAATACGATCTTCTAGTGCGAGTCGGCGGTCCGAATGCCGGTCATCAGGTTTATGCGGAACCTAAGCCAGAGAAATACTACCACCTCCCTTCCGGCACCCAGCGGGCTCCGAACGCGAAGCTGCTCCTTGGTCCAGGTGCTGTAATCTACCCCAAGAAGCTTCTTGAAGAGATCGCCGAGCATAAAGTTGACGCCGAGAGGCTCACCATTGATCCACGCGCGATGATTATCACCGATGCGGACCGCGAAGAGGAGGCGGAGCGGTTCGGCAGCATCAGCTCCACAGCGCAGGGCGTTGGCATTGCGTCCGCCCGTAAAATGACCGGTCGGTCGGACTACAAGGAAGAGAAAACGGCGTTTTTAGCCCGTGACTGCGAGGTTCTACAACCTTACTTGGGAAGCGCGCGACAGGTCTTGGCAGACGCGATGGTGGCTGGCCAGCGGATATTGCTCGAGGGTACGCAGGGCACTGGACTGAGCCTACACCACGGCGATTATCCTCATGTCACGACTAGGGATACCACTGTTTCCGGCTGTCTTGCTGATGCGGGCATCGCGCCATCGAACGTTCGTAAGGTCATCATGGTCTGTCGCACTTATCCGATCAGGGTAGGAGGGCCATCAGGTCCGATGGCTCATGAGGTCGATATGGCCGAAATCCATCGGCGGAGCGACATTCCGTTGGAGGAACTGGAGCGCAGTGAGCGGACGACCACCACCGACAGGCCGCGACGGATCGCGGAGTTCGACTGGCTGCAGTTTCGCGACTCTGTACAGCTAAATGGTCCAACTGACATCGCCCTGACTTTCGTCGATTATTTCGACGTAAACAATCGAGGGGCCTTTCGCTTTGAGCAGCTTTCTGACGAAACAATCAGTTTCGTGGGGGAGATTGAGAGAATATCGGGTCGGCCAGTTTCCTTGCTTTCGACGGATTTCAACTGGCGAAACGTTATAGACAGGAGAGCATGGTGA
- a CDS encoding DUF7002 family protein, with translation MTEGELEELVADCPTLYHMAERGSWPSIKKYGLLSTSALLDQYAIEPPRRTEIESRHRPESVEVIGEGLPRAVVRDQIPMSDSGLRRALPARLSPSDWYELLNAKAFFWLSEKRLHKLTSAKAYRDQEHDVLEIDTRSLIDAHRDSIWLCPINSGCTKPMPHPRDESIFSRISDYPYAHWRERRGRQERVVELAVDHSIDDIREHVRRVVVKRGTEVLSVLE, from the coding sequence GTGACCGAAGGAGAACTTGAAGAACTAGTCGCGGACTGCCCGACGCTTTACCATATGGCTGAGCGAGGCTCATGGCCATCAATCAAAAAATATGGCCTGCTGAGTACCAGCGCACTCTTGGACCAATATGCAATCGAACCGCCAAGGCGGACCGAGATTGAAAGTCGGCATAGACCGGAAAGTGTCGAAGTTATAGGCGAAGGCCTGCCTCGTGCCGTTGTGCGCGACCAGATACCGATGAGCGATTCGGGGCTTCGTAGAGCTTTGCCTGCCCGCCTTTCCCCATCTGATTGGTACGAGTTGCTGAATGCTAAGGCCTTCTTTTGGCTATCTGAGAAACGTCTCCACAAGCTAACCAGTGCGAAAGCCTATCGCGACCAAGAGCACGATGTTCTTGAGATCGATACGAGATCTTTGATTGACGCGCATAGGGACTCAATCTGGCTCTGTCCAATCAATAGCGGATGCACGAAGCCGATGCCGCATCCGCGCGATGAGTCCATATTTTCCCGCATTTCGGACTATCCGTACGCGCATTGGAGAGAAAGACGTGGTCGTCAAGAGCGCGTGGTTGAATTGGCTGTTGATCATTCGATCGACGACATCCGAGAACATGTGAGGCGCGTTGTGGTCAAGCGAGGCACCGAGGTTTTGAGTGTTCTCGAATGA
- a CDS encoding tetratricopeptide repeat protein: MRIVSSFIYLLGGIVLLAGYPAIAQSMTADETICESNGNNVEACARAGDHYNALYYEEIREKTATERKSRAVELYIRACEGGHAKSCDDASNNLPLPEKVQKYKLLIKSCELGYARNCYALGRDYETGIFNVAQDKARALELYIMACEGGHAEACPKIDELKSNLISDKSISNTSNTEAKIDIIAPEIIAEANAIALQNFGAEIFGPDGTFRIGEILIGSPAFLHGMNTGDKFLETIFVYTAGTEGLQGSCADALCAKELFEDPNVRKLGFSFGSVPDSDTGIYTRFRNYRYGGGSDVDTFFVNPQSYDHPNSFGLPLSQFPASQDPDIWQKYLVFNAFGLVMNDSSNVIEYVAPLSPAYFGGFKAGEAITQIEANAIRSLGDLSLQALSMIGSTEFVRVKMEGDNGGFYRQIFIAGGLLPIKAGYAPEFDPEDPTYASLIVKMRGMQEEQQASSRKNRAILNALQGLAQGGGSISATVSALGELIDETEKADYEAYYARSRGYALEGKICTTKPSVIFCYNTSDNVTNYFGGGFFQTNTTITNHCPEACAGHSGFCDTESGDRYFSVRDAELANCRVATSDELEPFLKVD, translated from the coding sequence ATGCGGATTGTTAGTTCATTTATTTACTTGCTTGGTGGAATTGTTCTTCTTGCTGGATATCCAGCAATTGCTCAATCGATGACCGCCGACGAAACGATATGTGAGAGCAACGGCAATAATGTTGAGGCCTGCGCGCGCGCAGGAGATCATTACAATGCCTTGTATTACGAAGAAATCCGCGAAAAAACAGCGACAGAACGCAAGTCGCGTGCTGTAGAGCTATACATTAGGGCGTGCGAAGGTGGGCACGCAAAAAGTTGTGATGATGCAAGCAACAATCTGCCCTTACCAGAAAAAGTCCAAAAATATAAATTACTGATAAAGTCGTGCGAACTCGGCTATGCGAGAAATTGCTATGCTTTAGGTAGAGATTATGAAACTGGCATCTTTAATGTAGCTCAAGATAAGGCGCGCGCCCTAGAGTTGTATATAATGGCGTGTGAAGGTGGACATGCTGAGGCCTGCCCAAAGATCGATGAACTAAAAAGCAATTTGATTTCCGATAAATCTATTTCAAATACCTCTAACACAGAAGCAAAAATTGATATTATCGCTCCGGAGATAATTGCAGAAGCAAATGCGATCGCACTTCAGAACTTTGGTGCGGAGATATTTGGCCCAGACGGGACATTTCGCATAGGAGAAATATTGATAGGATCACCTGCTTTCCTTCATGGAATGAACACAGGTGATAAATTCCTAGAAACAATATTTGTTTATACGGCTGGAACCGAAGGCCTCCAGGGTTCCTGTGCTGACGCGCTGTGTGCAAAGGAACTTTTTGAAGACCCTAATGTAAGAAAGCTTGGCTTCAGTTTTGGGAGCGTTCCAGATTCTGACACAGGAATTTACACGCGTTTTAGAAATTATCGGTATGGGGGCGGCTCCGATGTCGATACGTTTTTTGTAAATCCACAGTCGTACGATCATCCAAATTCATTTGGCCTTCCCCTTTCGCAGTTTCCAGCGTCCCAGGACCCTGACATCTGGCAAAAATATTTAGTGTTCAATGCCTTTGGGCTTGTCATGAATGACAGCTCAAACGTCATTGAATACGTTGCGCCATTGTCCCCCGCTTACTTTGGAGGCTTTAAGGCAGGGGAAGCGATAACCCAGATAGAGGCAAATGCAATCAGAAGCCTCGGTGATTTATCTCTCCAGGCACTTTCCATGATTGGGAGCACTGAATTCGTACGGGTTAAAATGGAAGGTGATAATGGCGGCTTCTATCGGCAAATATTCATTGCAGGTGGACTTCTGCCTATCAAGGCTGGATACGCTCCGGAATTTGATCCAGAGGATCCCACATATGCAAGCCTCATCGTTAAAATGAGAGGCATGCAAGAGGAACAACAAGCTTCCAGCAGAAAGAACAGGGCTATTTTAAATGCTCTTCAAGGTCTCGCACAGGGCGGCGGCAGTATTTCAGCAACTGTATCCGCGCTCGGCGAGCTAATTGATGAAACAGAAAAAGCTGATTACGAAGCATATTATGCCCGATCCAGAGGTTATGCTTTGGAGGGCAAGATTTGTACAACGAAGCCGTCAGTAATATTTTGCTATAACACCTCTGATAATGTAACCAACTATTTTGGAGGTGGTTTCTTCCAGACGAACACTACAATTACCAACCATTGCCCTGAAGCGTGTGCTGGCCATAGTGGGTTCTGCGACACGGAATCTGGGGATAGGTATTTTAGCGTTAGAGATGCCGAACTTGCTAATTGCCGAGTAGCGACAAGTGATGAGTTGGAACCATTCCTTAAAGTAGACTAG
- a CDS encoding 2-hydroxyacid dehydrogenase, whose amino-acid sequence MSKRHQLLVVAPIPPELRARLSHDYDLVDKRPEAGAVLPGFSVAVTTSIMGLNSAEMAALPDLELLACNGAGVDKIDLAEAERRGITLQHTPDAVTDDTADTAISLMYATLRRVAEADRFVRAGKWKSERMTPSRRVFNAKLGIAGLGKIGKTIARRASALGMDVSYYGPRKKDDVDYRYYADLAQMAEAVDVLTLACPASPSTEGLVNAEVLRALGPNGYLVNISRGTVVDEEALLDALEAQTIAGAGLDVFLGEPDINPRFFALENVVLQPHYAAVTTQTRNDMAHLLEQTISAFYKNQGS is encoded by the coding sequence ATGTCAAAGCGGCACCAGTTGCTGGTCGTTGCACCAATTCCGCCTGAATTGCGTGCCCGGCTTTCACACGACTATGACCTTGTCGACAAACGTCCGGAAGCGGGCGCGGTTTTGCCCGGCTTTTCCGTGGCCGTCACAACAAGCATCATGGGCTTGAATTCGGCCGAGATGGCCGCCCTGCCCGATCTTGAACTGCTGGCCTGCAATGGCGCTGGCGTCGACAAGATCGACCTGGCTGAAGCGGAACGGCGCGGCATAACCCTTCAGCACACCCCTGATGCCGTAACCGATGACACAGCGGATACCGCAATCTCCTTGATGTACGCCACCCTGCGCCGGGTCGCAGAAGCAGACCGCTTTGTGCGGGCCGGCAAGTGGAAATCGGAACGCATGACGCCTTCAAGGCGGGTATTCAATGCCAAACTCGGCATTGCCGGGCTTGGCAAGATCGGCAAAACCATTGCCCGGCGTGCATCAGCGCTTGGCATGGACGTAAGCTATTACGGCCCGCGGAAAAAAGACGACGTCGACTATCGCTATTACGCTGATCTGGCACAAATGGCTGAAGCCGTTGACGTGCTCACGCTCGCCTGCCCCGCCTCCCCCTCAACCGAGGGACTGGTGAATGCTGAGGTCCTGCGCGCGCTCGGCCCGAATGGCTATCTTGTCAACATATCGCGCGGCACGGTTGTCGACGAAGAAGCGCTGCTCGACGCCCTTGAAGCGCAAACCATAGCCGGCGCGGGACTGGATGTATTTCTGGGCGAGCCCGATATCAATCCACGCTTTTTCGCGCTCGAGAATGTCGTTCTTCAGCCCCATTACGCAGCCGTGACGACACAAACCAGAAATGACATGGCTCACCTTCTCGAGCAGACCATTTCGGCCTTTTACAAAAACCAGGGCAGCTAA